One window of Marinomonas primoryensis genomic DNA carries:
- a CDS encoding NAD(P)/FAD-dependent oxidoreductase, which translates to MRYEVIVIGAGMVGTSIAWHLQKNNSKVLLIDKKSPGSETSYGNAGLIQREAIHVHPFPRQPIELLKVLPNKNTDIRYRWPALLRYRQALLQYWRFSAQSSVQKIEKEWQTLIEHCTREHQEMITAANAENLIRRDGWIEMHRTEAKFQAAVEAAKNGRAQGVEHHVLSLPELKKLEPNGNFEGFIGAIHWLNSWQVSNPGALVKAYAKSFQDMQGSICECSVKEILPSGDGWQIITDDDIFYSDHLVIAAGPWSNQLIKPLGYDLPLFPMRGYHQHFETTHQNTINHSLVDIDKGFVMGPMQQGVRITTGAEMTLMEAEKDLGQLSAVLAFAKKILPLNDQVESEPWCGSRPCMPDMKPVIGASGKHANLWFAFGHGHQGFTLGPITGRIIEELIHNKPVTVDVSAFGAQRFASM; encoded by the coding sequence ATGCGCTATGAAGTCATTGTTATTGGTGCTGGTATGGTTGGGACATCGATTGCGTGGCATCTTCAGAAAAATAATTCTAAGGTTCTACTAATCGATAAAAAATCGCCCGGATCTGAAACATCTTACGGTAATGCTGGGCTGATCCAACGAGAGGCGATTCATGTTCACCCTTTTCCAAGACAGCCGATTGAGTTGTTGAAAGTATTGCCTAATAAAAATACCGATATCCGTTATCGTTGGCCTGCGCTCCTTCGGTATCGCCAAGCGTTACTACAGTACTGGCGTTTTTCAGCGCAGTCTTCTGTCCAAAAAATTGAGAAAGAGTGGCAAACTCTCATTGAGCATTGTACGCGCGAACATCAGGAAATGATCACGGCAGCCAACGCCGAAAATTTGATCAGACGTGATGGCTGGATTGAAATGCATCGAACGGAAGCGAAATTTCAGGCGGCCGTTGAGGCCGCTAAGAATGGACGTGCACAGGGGGTTGAACATCACGTTCTTTCTCTGCCTGAATTAAAGAAATTAGAACCTAATGGTAACTTTGAAGGGTTTATTGGTGCCATTCACTGGTTAAATTCGTGGCAAGTTTCGAACCCCGGAGCCTTGGTGAAAGCCTATGCCAAAAGCTTCCAAGATATGCAGGGTTCAATATGTGAGTGTAGTGTCAAAGAAATTTTGCCCAGCGGTGATGGTTGGCAAATAATCACCGATGACGATATTTTTTATAGTGATCATCTAGTGATTGCAGCAGGGCCATGGTCTAACCAGCTGATAAAACCTTTAGGTTATGATTTACCTTTATTTCCGATGCGAGGTTATCACCAACACTTTGAAACAACACATCAAAATACTATTAATCATAGCTTGGTCGACATAGACAAAGGGTTTGTCATGGGGCCAATGCAGCAAGGTGTTCGTATTACCACAGGCGCAGAGATGACGCTAATGGAAGCGGAAAAAGACTTAGGACAACTGTCTGCTGTGTTGGCTTTTGCTAAAAAAATCTTACCGTTGAACGATCAAGTAGAGAGTGAACCATGGTGTGGATCTAGACCCTGTATGCCTGATATGAAGCCTGTGATAGGTGCTTCCGGTAAACACGCTAATTTGTGGTTCGCTTTCGGTCATGGCCATCAAGGCTTCACGCTGGGGCCAATTACAGGACGTATCATTGAAGAGTTAATTCACAATAAACCCGTGACGGTAGACGTTAGCGCATTTGGCGCTCAACGCTTCGCTAGCATGTAA
- a CDS encoding histone deacetylase family protein, whose product MKIYSHENQKLHKPKGYYSRGKMHLPQEMPERLVELLKAPKVMGLKVTDAIEIGIDPILAIHDLGYVDFLKHGYDEWTALGEEMGEEVQTSIYASTNNAGLGILAKAAQYQADGSAPIGKYSWTSIYWSAQTALNAADSLLKERIPQNEIQICLTRPAGHHARKSSAGGFCYLNNAAIIAQHLRQKYQKIAIIDTDMHHGQGIQEIFYDRKDVLYTSVHGSPINFYPVVAGHEHEKGQGEGYGYNINYPMPHGTDEKGFFSYVDKAIDNVTLFNPDVIVHVLGFDVYKDDPQAKCHVSTQGFMELAKKMKALNKPIIVLVEGGYCIEKLSENLQAFLSGFISEEKQ is encoded by the coding sequence ATGAAAATATACAGTCACGAAAATCAAAAGCTCCATAAGCCTAAAGGTTATTATTCTCGAGGGAAGATGCACCTGCCGCAAGAGATGCCTGAGAGGTTGGTTGAGTTATTAAAGGCACCTAAAGTAATGGGGTTAAAAGTCACAGATGCTATAGAAATAGGGATTGACCCTATTTTAGCAATACATGATTTAGGCTATGTTGATTTTCTAAAACACGGTTACGATGAATGGACGGCGTTGGGTGAGGAAATGGGAGAAGAGGTCCAAACCTCAATTTATGCGTCAACTAATAATGCTGGACTTGGTATCTTGGCAAAAGCAGCTCAATACCAAGCGGATGGTAGTGCCCCAATAGGCAAGTATTCATGGACATCTATCTACTGGTCTGCTCAAACCGCATTAAATGCGGCTGACTCATTATTAAAGGAAAGAATACCGCAGAATGAGATTCAAATATGTTTAACGAGACCGGCAGGCCACCATGCTCGAAAAAGCTCAGCGGGCGGTTTTTGCTATCTAAACAATGCGGCGATTATTGCTCAGCATTTGCGTCAGAAATATCAAAAGATTGCCATTATTGATACAGATATGCATCACGGTCAGGGCATACAAGAAATTTTTTATGATCGTAAAGATGTACTGTATACCTCTGTACACGGTAGTCCGATTAATTTTTATCCAGTGGTTGCAGGTCACGAGCACGAAAAAGGTCAGGGCGAAGGTTATGGCTATAATATTAATTATCCGATGCCTCATGGCACAGATGAAAAGGGGTTCTTTAGTTATGTGGATAAAGCGATCGATAATGTAACATTATTTAATCCAGATGTGATCGTTCATGTCTTGGGTTTTGATGTCTATAAAGACGATCCGCAAGCTAAATGTCATGTTAGTACACAGGGTTTTATGGAATTAGCAAAAAAAATGAAAGCACTAAATAAGCCCATTATCGTCTTAGTAGAAGGTGGTTACTGTATAGAAAAGCTGAGTGAAAACTTACAGGCTTTTTTGTCTGGATTTATATCAGAAGAAAAACAATAA
- a CDS encoding RidA family protein — MQKIKYNQRMSQIVTHNKTVYLSGQVGAIDEDVAAQTLTCLSKIQALLEEVGSDKTKILSATVWLKSMTDFEAMNAVWDKWFDDTIPPARACGESLLAHPNLLVEITVIAAE, encoded by the coding sequence ATGCAAAAAATTAAGTATAACCAACGTATGAGCCAAATTGTTACTCACAATAAGACGGTATATTTATCAGGCCAAGTAGGGGCCATTGATGAAGATGTGGCGGCTCAGACGTTAACCTGCTTGAGTAAAATACAAGCATTGTTAGAAGAAGTAGGTAGTGATAAAACAAAAATACTATCAGCCACGGTATGGCTGAAAAGCATGACTGACTTTGAAGCGATGAATGCAGTATGGGATAAGTGGTTTGACGATACAATACCTCCAGCTAGAGCGTGCGGAGAATCACTTTTAGCGCACCCTAATTTGTTGGTGGAGATCACCGTCATCGCCGCTGAATAA
- a CDS encoding LysR family transcriptional regulator: protein MIEQKLADSLNWTLLHVLIVIYEEGSVSAAANRLNITQSAVSQSLKKLEEKIESQLVIRNTKPLKLTPIGHYCLQVAQTIFTEITSIEAMKGSNSHLLEGEIKLLVASRIHNPKYNDFLVYFKKKYPNITLDLIVKSSKEILNDIKQKNPAIGICLGRHTPEILNQKLLFEQRFYLYCGYHHPLFSASNLSLNDLLQEDFIALVSEEIGDVLSPITLFKEANGLTGRVSAYTNNLDEAVRLIYTGYGIGALPDQFIAATYLESKLRRLPPKEGVADIPVHIFWHKHRMLSLIEAKFIEEIVEFDIAVNDPSKNE from the coding sequence ATGATAGAACAAAAATTAGCAGATAGTTTGAATTGGACGTTGCTTCATGTGCTAATTGTTATATATGAAGAGGGTAGTGTTAGTGCTGCAGCTAACCGTTTAAATATTACCCAATCGGCAGTCAGTCAAAGCCTCAAAAAGTTAGAAGAAAAGATTGAAAGCCAACTTGTTATACGTAATACCAAGCCTTTAAAACTTACACCAATTGGGCATTACTGTTTGCAAGTTGCTCAAACAATTTTCACAGAAATCACCTCCATTGAGGCGATGAAAGGAAGTAACTCACACCTTTTAGAAGGTGAGATTAAGCTTTTAGTGGCCAGCCGAATTCACAACCCAAAATACAATGACTTCCTCGTATATTTTAAAAAGAAGTATCCAAACATCACGTTGGATTTGATTGTGAAATCAAGCAAGGAAATTTTAAATGATATTAAACAAAAAAATCCTGCCATTGGTATTTGTTTAGGTAGACACACCCCTGAAATACTTAACCAAAAACTATTATTTGAACAACGATTTTATCTATATTGTGGGTATCATCACCCTTTGTTTTCAGCATCCAATTTGAGTTTAAATGACCTATTACAAGAAGATTTCATTGCGTTGGTTAGTGAAGAAATTGGTGATGTCCTCTCTCCAATTACGTTATTTAAAGAAGCTAATGGCTTAACTGGTCGCGTTAGTGCCTATACCAATAATTTAGATGAAGCGGTTCGTCTGATTTATACTGGATACGGTATTGGTGCTTTACCTGATCAATTTATTGCAGCGACTTACCTAGAATCCAAGCTTAGGCGTTTACCACCCAAAGAAGGGGTTGCTGACATACCTGTTCATATTTTTTGGCATAAGCACAGAATGTTGTCACTCATAGAAGCTAAGTTTATCGAAGAAATTGTAGAATTCGATATTGCAGTAAACGACCCGTCTAAAAACGAATGA
- a CDS encoding DUF72 domain-containing protein, producing the protein MAQWQHPAWVNWLYPSALSSSERIGRYSTFFSTVEVGSTFYTKVEQAQLLRWFDAVVDDFQFCFKAPQTVTHRLSDRPWNEIQRDWLAFIESLRPLQSKLGPTMLQFPATCDERSLDKVLALCDMWTLETPLSVEVRHLAYFDKTHTEQYLLTGLSERGVNRVVMDSRPVFSTEAYCESLVDAQSKKPRVPCHPIATAQHPVIRFIGHPDLPRNDVWLEQWAAKLSQWLLEGLSPFVFVHSSDNIAAPTLAAQLDQKIQLLSPNYQPVLQLPQSQEQSSLW; encoded by the coding sequence ATGGCCCAATGGCAACATCCCGCATGGGTGAATTGGCTTTATCCCAGCGCACTCTCTTCCTCCGAAAGAATCGGGCGTTATTCAACGTTTTTTTCCACCGTCGAAGTCGGTAGTACGTTTTATACGAAAGTCGAACAGGCTCAGTTATTACGTTGGTTTGATGCGGTTGTTGATGATTTTCAATTTTGTTTTAAAGCCCCTCAAACCGTAACACATCGTTTGTCAGATAGACCTTGGAACGAAATTCAGCGGGATTGGTTGGCGTTTATCGAATCCCTGCGGCCATTGCAAAGCAAGCTTGGCCCGACAATGTTGCAGTTCCCCGCCACATGTGACGAGCGCTCTCTTGATAAAGTGTTGGCATTGTGTGATATGTGGACATTAGAAACGCCTTTGTCGGTTGAAGTGCGCCATTTAGCGTATTTTGATAAAACGCACACCGAACAATATTTATTAACCGGTTTGTCTGAGCGTGGTGTGAATAGAGTCGTGATGGATTCGAGGCCAGTATTTTCGACAGAAGCGTACTGCGAGAGTTTAGTCGATGCGCAAAGTAAAAAACCAAGAGTACCTTGTCATCCTATTGCGACGGCTCAGCATCCAGTGATTCGTTTTATTGGCCATCCGGATTTACCGCGCAATGATGTTTGGTTAGAGCAATGGGCGGCCAAGTTGTCTCAGTGGTTACTAGAAGGCCTGTCTCCGTTCGTTTTCGTACATTCATCCGATAACATCGCCGCGCCCACTCTCGCTGCTCAGCTGGATCAAAAAATTCAGCTTTTGAGCCCAAATTATCAGCCAGTATTGCAGCTTCCACAAAGTCAGGAACAGTCGAGTCTTTGGTAG